One Nostoc sp. UHCC 0302 DNA window includes the following coding sequences:
- the rpsP gene encoding 30S ribosomal protein S16 → MIKLRLKRYGKKREASYRIIAINSLARRDGRPLEELGFYNPRTDEVRLDVPGIVKRLQQGAQPTDTVRRLLVKANVFEQVSATAPS, encoded by the coding sequence ATGATCAAACTGCGCTTAAAGCGATACGGTAAAAAGCGGGAAGCGAGTTACCGCATTATCGCCATTAATAGCCTCGCTCGCCGCGATGGTCGTCCCCTAGAAGAACTGGGATTCTACAACCCCAGAACCGATGAAGTGCGACTAGATGTTCCCGGCATCGTCAAGCGACTCCAACAAGGCGCTCAACCGACTGATACCGTCCGTCGCCTCCTAGTAAAAGCTAATGTTTTTGAACAGGTCAGTGCCACAGCCCCATCCTAA
- the ffh gene encoding signal recognition particle protein, whose protein sequence is MFDALSDRLEAAWKKLRGQDKISQSNIQDALREVRRALLEADVNLQVVKDFISEVETKAQGAEVVSGVRPDQQFIKIVYDELVQVMGEENVPLAEAKEQPTIVLMAGLQGTGKTTATAKLALHLRKLDRSCLLVATDVYRPAAIDQLLTLGKQIDVPVFELGSDADPVEIARQGVERGRAEGVNTVIIDTAGRLQIDEDMMAELARIKQTVQPHETLLVVDSMTGQEAANLTRTFHDQIGITGAILTKLDGDSRGGAALSVRQISGAPIKFVGVGEKVEALQPFYPERMASRILGMGDVLSLVEKAQEEFDIADAEKMQEKILSAKFDFTDFLKQLRMLKNMGSLGGIIKMIPGMNKLSDDQLKQGETQLKRCEAMINSMTRQERHDPDLLASSPSRRRRIASGSGYRETDVSKLVADFQKMRSLMQQMGQGNFPGMPGMFGGGMGNAFAGGGNRPPAPGWRGYNTDAGAKKKKKEKKKKGFGNL, encoded by the coding sequence ATGTTTGATGCTCTATCTGACCGTTTAGAAGCCGCCTGGAAGAAACTACGAGGACAGGACAAAATTTCTCAATCCAACATTCAAGATGCTTTGCGGGAAGTACGCCGCGCTTTGTTGGAAGCAGATGTCAATCTCCAGGTAGTTAAAGATTTTATTAGCGAAGTCGAAACCAAAGCACAGGGAGCCGAGGTAGTCTCCGGGGTGCGACCCGACCAACAGTTTATCAAAATTGTCTACGATGAACTGGTGCAGGTGATGGGGGAAGAGAATGTTCCCTTAGCAGAAGCCAAAGAGCAACCCACTATTGTGCTAATGGCAGGGTTGCAGGGTACGGGTAAAACCACAGCTACTGCTAAACTAGCCTTACATCTCCGTAAATTAGATCGCAGCTGTTTATTGGTGGCCACAGACGTGTATCGTCCAGCAGCTATCGATCAGTTGCTGACTCTAGGTAAGCAAATTGATGTGCCAGTCTTTGAACTGGGAAGCGATGCTGACCCAGTAGAAATTGCCCGCCAAGGTGTTGAACGCGGCAGAGCAGAAGGTGTCAATACGGTAATTATTGATACGGCGGGTCGCTTACAAATTGACGAAGACATGATGGCGGAATTAGCCCGCATCAAACAAACTGTCCAACCCCACGAAACTTTGTTAGTGGTGGACTCGATGACTGGACAAGAGGCAGCCAATCTTACCCGTACCTTCCATGACCAAATTGGCATTACTGGGGCGATTCTCACCAAGCTAGATGGTGATAGCCGTGGTGGTGCGGCGCTGTCGGTGCGGCAGATTTCAGGAGCGCCAATTAAATTTGTGGGCGTGGGTGAGAAAGTCGAGGCGTTGCAACCGTTTTATCCAGAGCGGATGGCGTCGCGGATTCTGGGAATGGGCGATGTTCTGAGCTTAGTCGAAAAAGCCCAAGAAGAATTTGACATAGCAGATGCTGAGAAAATGCAGGAGAAAATCCTGTCAGCGAAGTTTGATTTTACTGACTTTCTCAAGCAGCTACGTATGCTGAAGAACATGGGATCTCTAGGAGGCATCATCAAGATGATTCCAGGGATGAACAAGCTTTCAGATGATCAGCTCAAGCAGGGAGAAACCCAGCTGAAGCGCTGTGAGGCGATGATTAATTCCATGACTCGCCAGGAACGCCACGACCCCGATTTATTAGCAAGTTCTCCTAGTCGGCGGCGACGGATTGCGTCTGGCTCTGGCTATAGAGAAACAGATGTAAGTAAACTCGTGGCTGATTTCCAAAAAATGCGATCGCTCATGCAGCAAATGGGTCAAGGTAACTTCCCAGGAATGCCAGGAATGTTTGGCGGTGGCATGGGCAACGCTTTTGCCGGAGGAGGCAATCGTCCCCCTGCCCCTGGCTGGCGGGGATACAATACCGACGCAGGCGCAAAAAAGAAAAAGAAGGAGAAAAAGAAAAAAGGCTTCGGGAATCTTTAG
- a CDS encoding ADP-ribosylglycohydrolase family protein: protein MLTAAKTLSGLMGLCVGDALGVPVEFTTRAERVKAPVTKMLGYGTWNQPAGTWSDDSSLTFCLAESLCRGYSLDAIASCFWRWYKDAYWTPRGDVFDIGQTTHTAIMRLKQGVLPHQAGGKVENSNGNGSLMRILPMAYCHRSLTLGELIARVHDVSAITHAHARSQMACGIYISIAVALLEGADLQTAYLQGLQDIQTIYSVREYLLEKPHFGRVFSGEIAKLPVEEISSGGYVIDTLESSLWCLLNSSSYSEAVLKAVNLGGDTDTTAAVTGGLAGIYYGVENIPQEWMNQIARKQDIINLAERFDRAVYS from the coding sequence ATGCTAACCGCTGCAAAAACGTTGTCTGGTTTGATGGGTTTATGTGTCGGTGATGCATTAGGTGTGCCTGTGGAGTTTACTACTCGTGCTGAGAGAGTGAAAGCTCCGGTGACCAAGATGTTGGGTTATGGTACATGGAATCAACCAGCAGGAACTTGGTCAGATGACAGTTCATTAACCTTTTGCTTAGCGGAAAGTCTTTGTAGAGGTTATTCGTTGGATGCTATAGCCAGTTGCTTCTGGCGCTGGTACAAAGATGCTTACTGGACTCCCCGTGGCGATGTCTTTGATATTGGACAAACCACTCACACAGCAATTATGCGCCTGAAACAAGGAGTTTTACCTCATCAGGCAGGCGGTAAGGTTGAAAATAGTAATGGCAATGGCTCGTTAATGAGAATCTTGCCAATGGCCTATTGTCATAGAAGTTTGACTTTAGGCGAATTGATAGCGCGAGTGCATGATGTTTCTGCGATTACCCATGCCCATGCGCGATCGCAAATGGCCTGTGGCATTTATATTAGTATCGCAGTGGCACTCTTAGAAGGGGCTGACCTTCAAACAGCTTATTTACAAGGGTTGCAAGACATCCAAACAATTTATTCTGTCCGCGAATATCTCTTAGAAAAGCCGCATTTTGGCAGAGTTTTCAGTGGTGAGATTGCCAAGTTGCCAGTAGAAGAGATTAGTTCTGGCGGCTACGTGATTGATACTTTAGAGTCATCCTTGTGGTGTTTATTAAATAGCTCATCCTACTCTGAGGCGGTACTCAAAGCTGTCAATTTAGGGGGAGACACAGATACTACTGCTGCTGTCACTGGCGGTTTAGCAGGAATTTACTACGGCGTGGAAAATATTCCCCAAGAATGGATGAATCAAATTGCCCGCAAACAGGACATTATCAACTTGGCAGAACGTTTTGATAGGGCGGTTTACAGTTAG
- a CDS encoding transposase, which translates to MRKLTDSDKQEILKLYRETAETTSTLADHYGVSNSTISRLLKSTLPEDEYEYLVSLKRAARTPEGRAQVNYEQLPLLTQPQPEIELPSSQSRPLVELPKVELQPPVVEEKQEEQEEAQLEHTALELESINAIRRVKRRSSATEKPKLRIADKLETPEQKPPEIVNIPSPVLEDEHPEATVIAEMLGEELLEDSEDLDDLDEDDLDEDDFEEDDFEEDDFEEARPLVTRRKPGEAAVQVLPLSAAHLPKTCYLVIDRSSELITRPLKDFGDLGQIPSLETQQRTLPVFDNHRVAKRFSTKRDRVIKVPDSKMLHKARTHLQAKGITRLLIDGQVYSLSTV; encoded by the coding sequence GTGAGAAAATTAACAGATTCAGACAAGCAAGAAATTCTAAAGTTATATCGAGAGACTGCCGAAACAACCTCAACTTTGGCAGACCATTATGGTGTGAGTAACTCGACAATTAGCCGCCTGCTCAAAAGTACCTTACCAGAAGACGAGTATGAATACCTCGTTTCTTTAAAGCGTGCAGCTAGAACTCCTGAAGGGAGGGCGCAGGTAAACTACGAGCAATTGCCCTTGTTGACTCAACCACAGCCGGAGATAGAACTTCCGAGTAGCCAAAGCCGCCCCTTGGTGGAGTTACCGAAAGTTGAGCTACAGCCGCCTGTAGTAGAGGAGAAACAGGAAGAACAGGAAGAAGCTCAATTAGAGCATACTGCTCTAGAGTTAGAGTCGATTAATGCTATTAGACGAGTGAAGCGGCGTTCCTCAGCAACGGAAAAACCGAAGCTAAGAATAGCAGACAAATTAGAAACTCCAGAACAAAAGCCGCCGGAAATAGTAAATATTCCCAGCCCTGTGCTAGAGGATGAACATCCAGAAGCAACCGTTATAGCCGAAATGCTGGGCGAAGAATTGCTAGAAGACTCAGAAGATTTGGACGATTTAGATGAGGACGATTTAGATGAGGATGACTTCGAGGAAGATGACTTCGAGGAAGATGATTTTGAGGAAGCAAGACCTCTAGTTACAAGACGTAAGCCAGGTGAAGCGGCAGTTCAAGTTTTACCACTGTCGGCAGCCCATTTGCCCAAAACTTGCTACTTGGTGATTGACCGTTCTTCTGAACTAATTACTCGTCCTCTTAAAGACTTTGGTGACTTGGGGCAAATTCCTAGCCTTGAAACCCAGCAAAGAACTCTGCCAGTGTTCGACAATCATCGAGTCGCCAAGCGCTTTTCTACCAAGCGCGATCGCGTGATTAAAGTTCCTGATAGTAAAATGCTGCATAAGGCTCGTACCCATCTACAAGCCAAGGGCATTACTCGGTTGTTGATTGATGGTCAGGTTTATTCTTTGTCTACGGTTTAG
- a CDS encoding ABC transporter ATP-binding protein: MAKFTDILNYFRSDWKLSIFSITAASIYEIIDLVVPYAIGQILNVLSDQPLDKPLQRAIAIFSDYTNYPVNKSLSLSVLLGLIFVVTVVRAPTQPWLTNWFHWDIAIRARRDKSQTAIAKILTLPLEFYDENNPGRIAGRVARGLTNHSWTYPEIAGQLIPKLLRVLGIFVFILLIEWRIAILYLISFVVILTFSLKDLQRIMWHESRLDKYAENTESRTSELITNIKTVKAFATEAKELKRQNQRLDRELNVLDYRIHKDYVKLVTWQKSVIQFCVFTILALTLAATVAGRISLGHFVMTLTLSSMAFAELEPISTVAEVFTRRYSSMLRFHEFLQEPTGLDSVDLLEDNQAESPYQFTGKIELSHINFGYDADRQVLQDINLLIEPYQTVALVGRSGSGKSTLVKLLLRYFEPQEGQILIDGQDIRTLNVGQYRRRLAIVHQEVDVFNGTVLDNLTYGKPNASFEQVQEACRIAKVDEVVQHLPQGYYTVVGERGVRLSGGQRQRLGIARALLVEPDVLIFDEATSSLDYESERSIQLAMKSIQGTRTTIVIAHRLSTVREADKIVVLDQGRIVEVGSHDELLRREGIYRRLHSLQETGELLS; this comes from the coding sequence ATGGCAAAATTTACAGATATTCTCAATTACTTTCGCAGCGACTGGAAGCTGAGTATTTTCAGTATTACCGCAGCCAGCATTTACGAAATTATTGATTTGGTTGTTCCTTATGCGATTGGACAGATTTTAAATGTTTTGTCTGATCAACCTTTGGATAAACCACTTCAAAGAGCGATCGCAATCTTCTCAGACTACACCAATTACCCAGTAAATAAGTCTTTATCTTTAAGTGTGTTACTGGGTTTAATTTTTGTTGTCACCGTAGTCAGAGCGCCTACACAGCCTTGGTTAACCAACTGGTTTCACTGGGATATAGCTATCAGGGCGCGTCGGGATAAATCTCAAACAGCCATTGCTAAAATTCTTACCCTGCCATTAGAATTTTATGATGAAAATAACCCCGGACGTATTGCTGGAAGAGTAGCTAGAGGTCTTACTAATCACAGTTGGACATATCCCGAAATCGCCGGACAGCTGATTCCTAAACTGTTGCGTGTATTAGGAATTTTTGTGTTCATCTTGTTGATTGAGTGGCGAATTGCGATTTTATATCTAATTTCCTTCGTAGTTATCCTCACTTTTAGCTTAAAAGATTTACAGCGGATAATGTGGCACGAAAGCCGCTTGGATAAATACGCAGAAAACACCGAAAGCCGTACATCTGAGCTGATCACCAATATCAAAACAGTCAAAGCATTTGCCACTGAAGCTAAAGAACTGAAGCGGCAAAACCAACGTTTAGATCGTGAACTAAACGTGCTTGATTATCGTATCCACAAAGATTATGTAAAACTTGTTACTTGGCAAAAAAGCGTAATCCAGTTTTGCGTATTTACAATTCTAGCTTTGACTTTAGCAGCAACAGTAGCTGGTAGAATTTCTCTCGGTCACTTTGTTATGACCTTAACTCTTTCCAGCATGGCATTTGCCGAACTAGAACCTATCAGCACCGTAGCAGAGGTTTTTACCCGTCGCTATTCTTCTATGCTGCGGTTTCACGAATTTCTTCAAGAGCCAACTGGACTTGATTCAGTTGATCTTTTAGAAGATAACCAAGCAGAATCGCCCTATCAATTTACTGGAAAAATTGAGTTGTCACACATTAATTTTGGATATGATGCTGACCGACAAGTTTTACAAGATATTAATTTGTTAATTGAGCCATATCAAACAGTGGCATTAGTTGGGCGTTCCGGTTCTGGTAAGTCTACGCTAGTGAAGTTGCTGTTGCGATATTTTGAACCTCAAGAAGGTCAAATTCTAATTGATGGTCAAGATATTCGCACTTTAAATGTGGGTCAGTATAGACGGAGATTAGCGATCGTTCACCAAGAAGTAGACGTTTTTAACGGTACTGTATTGGATAACCTTACCTATGGCAAGCCGAATGCCAGTTTTGAGCAGGTTCAAGAAGCCTGTAGAATTGCCAAAGTCGATGAAGTAGTCCAGCACCTACCCCAAGGTTATTACACCGTTGTCGGGGAACGTGGTGTTAGGTTGTCTGGAGGACAAAGACAGCGATTGGGAATTGCTAGGGCGCTGCTAGTGGAACCAGATGTACTGATTTTTGACGAAGCCACCTCTAGCCTAGATTACGAGTCTGAACGTTCTATCCAGCTGGCAATGAAATCAATTCAGGGAACTCGCACCACCATCGTCATTGCTCACCGTCTAAGTACAGTGAGGGAAGCAGATAAAATTGTGGTTCTCGATCAAGGAAGGATTGTGGAAGTTGGTAGCCATGACGAACTTTTGCGTCGCGAGGGCATTTACCGCCGCTTGCACTCTTTGCAAGAAACAGGAGAACTCCTGAGTTAG
- a CDS encoding DUF6816 family protein has protein sequence MLAIKVICNFCLVLLFVLGGSDAKAGELSERLANFPQWDKLTSVQPASGDLVYPEWMAGDWQVKSTLVDLAAPLAPDIVTPGFEGNRRQLNQPISFLVRFVKQRSPNLNLGLKVFSGIDKKSLILVADRAYNSLNLARAYLGDEAVLSVKTDPDSPNRQITFLRGERQLVSIVTARATETTSDDKFITTEAFQQLFKGGSVPYLNSVESTTAYHKLLTSIPSIEADQVTAVYLSPQDPDYFKAGSQPVALYRYRLEFFSIK, from the coding sequence ATGCTTGCAATAAAGGTGATTTGCAATTTTTGCTTAGTTCTTTTATTCGTGTTGGGGGGCAGTGATGCTAAAGCCGGAGAGTTATCTGAACGGTTAGCCAATTTTCCTCAGTGGGATAAATTAACTTCCGTACAGCCAGCTTCAGGAGATTTAGTTTATCCTGAGTGGATGGCTGGTGATTGGCAAGTTAAAAGTACTTTGGTAGATTTAGCTGCGCCTTTAGCACCAGATATTGTGACACCTGGGTTTGAAGGTAATCGCCGACAACTCAATCAGCCTATAAGTTTTTTAGTAAGGTTTGTTAAGCAGCGATCGCCTAATCTTAATCTTGGTTTAAAAGTATTTTCTGGGATAGATAAAAAATCACTAATTTTAGTAGCAGATAGAGCATACAATAGCTTGAATTTAGCAAGAGCTTATTTAGGGGATGAAGCTGTTTTATCAGTCAAAACCGATCCAGATTCGCCTAATCGCCAGATTACATTCTTGCGAGGAGAACGCCAACTAGTTTCCATTGTTACTGCACGTGCTACGGAAACTACTTCTGATGACAAATTCATTACTACAGAAGCGTTTCAACAACTATTTAAAGGTGGTTCAGTCCCCTATTTAAACTCTGTAGAATCTACTACCGCCTACCATAAACTTCTTACATCTATTCCATCAATTGAAGCAGATCAAGTTACTGCTGTCTATCTCTCACCTCAAGATCCAGATTATTTTAAAGCTGGATCTCAACCAGTTGCTCTTTACCGCTATCGGCTAGAATTTTTCTCTATAAAATAG
- a CDS encoding PhoH family protein: MADALTIQLPNIPSAIALAGDAEENLKILSRQTGASLVLRGQELLISGTEKQIELASRLVRSLEDIWIKGNTISSADIFTARQALDSDRQDELHELQRDILSKTRRGEEVRAKTFRQRQYIEAIRKRDLTFGIGPAGTGKTYLAVVVAVQALLANQFERIILTRPAVEAGEKLGFLPGDLQQKVNPYLRPLYDAINEFIDPEKVPNLIERGVIEVAPLAYMRGRTLNNAFVIVDEAQNTTPAQMKMVLTRLGFRSRMVITGDTTQTDLPLNQQSGLGVALQVLKSVEGIAFCEFTQKDVVRHPLVQRIVAAYEQHEK; the protein is encoded by the coding sequence ATGGCAGATGCCTTAACAATTCAGCTGCCGAATATTCCCAGTGCGATCGCTCTAGCGGGAGATGCAGAAGAAAATCTCAAAATTCTATCCCGGCAAACTGGAGCTAGCTTGGTACTACGCGGACAAGAACTACTCATTTCTGGCACAGAAAAGCAAATTGAGCTAGCTTCTCGATTAGTGCGATCGCTTGAAGACATCTGGATTAAAGGCAATACAATTTCCAGTGCTGATATTTTTACAGCCCGTCAAGCTTTGGATAGCGATCGGCAAGACGAACTGCATGAGTTACAGCGAGATATCCTCTCCAAAACTCGTAGAGGTGAAGAAGTCCGCGCTAAAACCTTTCGCCAGCGACAGTACATTGAGGCGATCCGAAAACGTGACCTCACCTTTGGTATTGGCCCTGCTGGAACAGGTAAGACATATCTTGCTGTTGTTGTCGCTGTGCAAGCACTTTTAGCTAACCAATTTGAAAGGATAATTTTAACTCGTCCTGCCGTCGAAGCAGGCGAAAAACTGGGTTTTTTACCTGGAGACTTGCAGCAGAAAGTTAATCCTTATCTTCGTCCACTTTATGATGCTATTAATGAATTCATTGATCCAGAAAAAGTCCCCAATTTAATAGAACGAGGTGTAATTGAAGTTGCGCCACTTGCCTATATGCGAGGACGCACCCTGAATAATGCTTTTGTAATTGTGGATGAAGCCCAAAATACTACACCTGCTCAGATGAAAATGGTTTTGACCCGTTTGGGTTTCCGTTCCCGAATGGTGATTACGGGTGACACGACACAAACTGATTTGCCACTTAATCAACAATCAGGCTTAGGAGTTGCTTTACAAGTTTTAAAAAGCGTTGAAGGCATTGCTTTTTGTGAATTTACCCAAAAAGATGTTGTGCGTCATCCCTTAGTTCAGCGTATTGTTGCTGCTTATGAACAACACGAAAAATAG
- a CDS encoding Npun_F0813 family protein codes for MFILKRQDVEISSIQHPKRDQQVPILHYQGQTFRLISVFKASQEEEARSLWRELTDNRGKACVLLEEPERFSVWGKIRLEQIDNDTGGHGRTEILIQASILLLQAVYIDIEELLGTRQAALFEKDIAEVLRQKQLPQASSSDTVKYLVSTNPLETAKLPAWQENHIVSLLQELHRLGKAYFGNANFAHQAIYRLEDMPEAERSLFISWLNQSALSKLWQ; via the coding sequence ATGTTTATTCTCAAACGGCAGGATGTTGAAATATCAAGCATTCAGCACCCAAAACGGGATCAGCAAGTGCCGATCCTCCATTATCAAGGGCAAACCTTTCGCTTGATTAGCGTCTTCAAAGCTAGTCAAGAGGAAGAAGCTAGAAGCTTGTGGAGAGAATTAACTGATAACCGGGGTAAAGCCTGTGTCTTGCTCGAAGAACCAGAGCGCTTTAGCGTTTGGGGTAAAATCCGTTTAGAGCAGATAGATAATGATACAGGTGGTCATGGTAGGACGGAGATTTTGATCCAAGCTAGTATTCTGCTACTACAAGCCGTATATATCGATATCGAAGAGCTTTTGGGTACTCGGCAAGCAGCATTATTTGAGAAAGATATTGCGGAAGTATTACGCCAAAAGCAACTTCCTCAAGCATCTTCCTCAGACACAGTTAAATACTTAGTGTCTACAAATCCTTTAGAAACAGCGAAACTGCCAGCTTGGCAAGAAAATCATATAGTTAGCCTCTTGCAAGAACTGCATCGACTAGGAAAGGCATATTTTGGCAACGCTAATTTTGCCCATCAAGCGATTTATCGGCTAGAAGATATGCCAGAGGCTGAGCGATCGCTGTTTATTAGTTGGCTAAATCAATCGGCACTGAGTAAACTGTGGCAGTAG
- a CDS encoding acyltransferase, which produces MNHNGTVNRLQPIMLAKWASQLKIFNILEELYWLIFNFLSKVHHALLIRKRIKSFKSCGEVGSISPLSCIVHEAGLELGNRVCIGEFTHIVANGGVRIGDGTLIASHCSITTITHPINCANRFDAPTILKPIEIGKNVWIGTGAVILPGIRIGDNSVIGAGAIVTKDVPANCVYIRNPARYLKNLTAEK; this is translated from the coding sequence ATGAATCACAACGGAACAGTAAATCGGCTTCAGCCTATAATGCTAGCTAAATGGGCTTCCCAGTTAAAGATATTTAATATATTGGAGGAATTATATTGGTTAATTTTTAATTTTTTATCTAAAGTACATCATGCTTTGTTAATTAGAAAAAGAATTAAATCTTTTAAATCTTGTGGAGAAGTTGGATCTATCAGCCCACTTAGTTGCATTGTTCATGAAGCTGGTCTGGAACTGGGAAACCGCGTCTGTATCGGCGAATTCACGCATATAGTTGCAAATGGCGGAGTCCGAATAGGTGATGGAACCCTAATTGCATCTCACTGTTCCATAACAACAATTACCCATCCAATCAATTGTGCAAATAGGTTTGATGCTCCTACTATTTTGAAACCTATAGAGATTGGGAAAAATGTTTGGATAGGTACTGGCGCAGTAATTCTTCCAGGTATCCGAATTGGTGATAATTCTGTAATTGGTGCTGGTGCGATCGTTACAAAGGACGTACCAGCAAATTGTGTATATATCCGTAATCCTGCAAGATATCTAAAAAACTTGACTGCTGAAAAATAG
- the rpsU gene encoding 30S ribosomal protein S21 produces MAEVRLGENESIDSAIRRFKKKIQKAGILSEIRRRERYEKPSLRRKRKAKALRKGIRY; encoded by the coding sequence GTGGCCGAAGTTCGTTTGGGTGAAAATGAGTCGATAGATTCAGCAATCAGACGTTTTAAAAAGAAAATTCAAAAAGCCGGGATTTTATCAGAAATCAGACGCCGGGAAAGATACGAAAAACCTAGTTTACGCCGTAAGCGTAAAGCAAAAGCCCTACGCAAAGGTATTCGCTACTAA
- a CDS encoding ChuX/HutX family heme-like substrate-binding protein, whose translation MSATLKKFLEACDTLGTLRLIVTSSAAVLEARGKVEKLFYAELPKGKYANMHTEGFEFHLNMDKIIQVKFETGEAKRGNFTTYAIRFIDEKHESALSLFLQWGKPGEYEPGQVEAWQALREKYGEVWQPLPAEI comes from the coding sequence ATGAGTGCTACTTTGAAAAAATTTTTAGAAGCTTGTGATACTTTAGGAACTCTGCGTCTAATTGTTACTAGCAGCGCCGCTGTTTTAGAAGCACGAGGTAAAGTAGAAAAGCTATTTTATGCAGAGTTACCCAAAGGGAAGTATGCCAATATGCACACTGAAGGTTTTGAGTTTCACTTGAATATGGACAAAATTATTCAAGTAAAATTTGAAACGGGTGAAGCAAAAAGAGGTAATTTTACGACCTATGCTATTCGGTTTATAGATGAGAAGCATGAGTCTGCTTTAAGCCTATTTTTGCAATGGGGTAAACCAGGAGAATATGAACCAGGACAAGTAGAAGCTTGGCAAGCTTTACGGGAAAAATATGGTGAAGTTTGGCAACCTTTACCAGCAGAGATTTAA
- a CDS encoding KH domain-containing protein: MFLNRSVPQPHPNVGTKSPTASPNYAGLVHFLVQPFLESPETLSVDCEISHTLKRAWVRIAFDSTDKGKVFGRGGRNIQAIRTVIAAAAELAGQSVYLDIYGNTAPGREGGSFDEDQEERSPSPKTRERTGNGPMPIVKPRIR; encoded by the coding sequence ATGTTTTTGAACAGGTCAGTGCCACAGCCCCATCCTAACGTCGGAACTAAATCCCCAACAGCTAGCCCTAACTACGCTGGGCTAGTACACTTTCTAGTGCAGCCGTTTTTAGAATCTCCAGAGACTTTAAGCGTCGATTGTGAAATTTCTCATACCCTCAAACGGGCTTGGGTTCGTATAGCTTTTGACAGCACAGATAAAGGAAAAGTGTTTGGTCGAGGTGGACGCAATATTCAAGCGATTCGTACAGTAATTGCCGCAGCGGCGGAGTTGGCTGGACAATCAGTCTACCTCGACATCTACGGCAACACCGCTCCTGGTCGGGAGGGTGGCTCTTTTGATGAAGATCAAGAAGAGCGATCGCCATCACCAAAAACAAGAGAACGGACTGGTAACGGGCCTATGCCTATTGTTAAACCACGTATCCGCTAG